In the genome of Streptomyces sp. SLBN-118, the window GGCGCTGTACGGCGGCAAGGGCACTCGCCGCATCACCGTCCACGACATCGCCGCCGCCAAGGAGCGCGGCGAGAAGTGGCCGATGCTCACTGCTTACGACGCGATGACCGCATCGGTCTTCGACGAGGCCGGCATCCCGGTGATCCTCGTCGGCGACTCGATGGGCAACTGCCATCTCGGCTACGAGACCACCGTGCCGGTCACCATGGACGAGATGACCCTGCTCTCCGCAGCCGTCGTACGGGGCACCAGGCGTGCCCTGGTCGTCGGCGACCTCCCCTTCGGCTCGTACCAGGAAGGCCCGGTCCACGCCCTGCGCAACGCCACCCGGCTGATCAAGGACGCCGGTGTCGGCGCGGTCAAGCTGGAGGGCGGCGAGCGCTCGCTGGGCCAGACGGAGCTTCTGGTGCAGGCCGGTATCCCGGTCATGTCGCATCTGGGCCTGACCCCGCAGTCCGTCAACACCATGGGCTACCGCGTGCAGGGGCGCGGCGACGAGGCGGCCCACCGGCTGATGCGCGACGCCAAGGCGGCGCAGGACGCGGGCGCCTTCGCCGTCGTCCTGGAGCTGGTCCCCGCGGAGATCGCCGCCGAGGTCACCCGCAGCCTGCACATCCCGACCATCGGCATCGGCGCGGGCCCCGACACGGACGCCCAGGTGCTCGTCTGGACCGACATGGCGGGCCTGACGGGCGGCAAGGTGCCGCGCTTCACCAAGCAGTACGCCAACCTCCGCCAGACGCTCGGCGACGCCGCGAAGGCCTTCGCCGACGATGTCGTCGGCGGGGCGTTCCCGCAGGAGGAGCACACCTTCCACTGAGCCATCTCCGGCACCACCGACAGCCCGCCGACATCCCCCATCGGCGGGCTGTCGTCCTGCGTGAGGCCCCGAAGCCCCGGTGCCCGAAGCTCAGGAAGCCTCCAGGAGCCCCGGCACGTAGCCTTGAAAGTGGACTCGGGGCTTGCTTGCATCACCCTTCGGGAGGCGGTCGACATGGCCGGAATCGTGCGCAAGACCTTCGACTCCCCGGAAGAGACCCGGCCCTTCGCCGAGGGAACCGGGAAGCTCGACCTCGTCACCGGCGAAGGCGGGCCGCCGGTCGGCCGGGCCGTGTACGAGCCGGGCTGGAAGTGGTCCAAGCACATCAAGCCCATCGTCGGCACCGACAGCTGCCAGTCGCACCATGTGGGCTATGTCGTCAGCGGCCGGATGAAGGTCGTCATGAACGACGGCGAGAGCGAGGAGATACGCTCCGGCGACTTCGTCGACATCCAGCCCGGCCACGATGCCTGGGTGGTCGGCGACGAGAGTGTCGTCGTGCTCGACTGGGCCGGTTTCGTCGACTACGCCAAGCCCGCATCCTGACCTGCCCTTTCCTGGGCGTCGGCAGGCTGTAGCCCGCCTGTC includes:
- a CDS encoding cupin domain-containing protein; amino-acid sequence: MAGIVRKTFDSPEETRPFAEGTGKLDLVTGEGGPPVGRAVYEPGWKWSKHIKPIVGTDSCQSHHVGYVVSGRMKVVMNDGESEEIRSGDFVDIQPGHDAWVVGDESVVVLDWAGFVDYAKPAS
- the panB gene encoding 3-methyl-2-oxobutanoate hydroxymethyltransferase yields the protein MTLQAAQRPTDSSKALYGGKGTRRITVHDIAAAKERGEKWPMLTAYDAMTASVFDEAGIPVILVGDSMGNCHLGYETTVPVTMDEMTLLSAAVVRGTRRALVVGDLPFGSYQEGPVHALRNATRLIKDAGVGAVKLEGGERSLGQTELLVQAGIPVMSHLGLTPQSVNTMGYRVQGRGDEAAHRLMRDAKAAQDAGAFAVVLELVPAEIAAEVTRSLHIPTIGIGAGPDTDAQVLVWTDMAGLTGGKVPRFTKQYANLRQTLGDAAKAFADDVVGGAFPQEEHTFH